The Penaeus vannamei isolate JL-2024 unplaced genomic scaffold, ASM4276789v1 unanchor5062, whole genome shotgun sequence sequence atatatatgtatgtatatatatatactatatatatatactgtacatatatactatatatatatactgtatatatatatatatatatatatatatatatatatatatatatatatatatacacataagtatatataaatatagttatttagttatatataatatatgtaagtgtatatatactgtgtgtatatatatatatatatatatatatatataaatatatatatacacatatatactgtacatatatactgtatatatatactgtatatatatatatgtgtatgtctatgtgtgtgcgtatgtatgtgtatgtgtgtgtgtgtgtgtgtgtgtccgtgtgtgtgtgtgtgtgtgtgtgtgtgtgtgtgtgtgtgtgtgtgtgtgcgtgtgcgtgtgtgtgtgtgtgtgtgtgtgtgtgtgtgtgtgtgtgtgtgtgtgtgtgtgtgtgtgtatgtatgtatgtatgtatgcatgtatgcatgtatgtatgtatatgtatacatatatatatatatatatatatgtgtgtgtatgtatgaatatgtatgaatatgtgtgtgtatgcatatatatatatatatatataaatatatatatatgtatatatatacatatatatatataattatatatatatatatatatatatatatatatatatatatatgtatgtatgtatgaatatgtatgaatatgtgtgagtatgcatatatatatatatatatatatatatatatatatatatatatatatatatatgtgtgtgtgtgtgtgtgtgtgtgtgtgtgtgtgtgtgtgtgtgtgtctatatatatatatatatatatatatatatatatatatatatatatatatatacatatatatataaatatatacatatatacacacacacacacacacacacacacacacacacacacacacacacacacatacacacacacacacacacacacacacacacacacacactcatatatatatatatatatatatatatatatatatatatatatgcagtatatatatatatatatatatatatatatatatatatatatatttatatatatatgtatatatactgaatatatatatatatatgtatgtatgtatgtatatatatatacatacatatatatatatatattcagtatatatacatatatatataaatatatatatatatatatatatatatatatatatatatatatatatatatatatatatatatatatctatatatatacatatacatatatgtatatatatgtatatatatgtatatatatgtatatatatgtatatatatgtatatatatgtatatatgtatatatatgtatatatacatatatatacatatatatacatatatatacatatatatacatatatatatacatatatataaacatatatatatatacacatatatatatacatatatatatatatatatatatatatatatatatatatatatatatatatatatatcaataaaatgtatatacatgtatatgttatatatatatatatatatatatatatatatatatatatatatatatatatatatatatatatagatagatagatagatagatagatagatagatagatagatagatagatagatatatgtatgtatgtatatatatatatatacatatatatatatacatatatataaatatatatatatacatatatatatatatatatatattgttacggctagtatgtcaccaagagaattaagggagaagagcagctccgctgatctcgaattctcccaatgaggtagccaaaatcatagacgagaagtcaaatcttaaggatatggcctggtatgtacgcctaaataccacgtaacaacatcTCGTGCAAAAGTACTACTAGTGATTTGCGAGATTCTCCTggttaattcatttttattacttttattcttcatttcatgtaaggctcattaatgccgtcaagttattataatcattcactttgttcattgttcatttatctattatctcccattaatgttattttcttcaaagttctttatcaatgatgtattcttttctttaactgtattatgttatattcctttcttatttatatacaaactaattcattaaagtcacttattattcatccttcattatatgttatttattatattatctttcaCTCAATAAtcagtcatgattattatttagtacttgtaaaatcatttatatatgaaatggaaaaaatgcaTAAACTCAATATTtactatattctttatttcttccgtTACCAAGGTaaccaaacacaaaacacaaaacagacgaaacatacacaaaaatcaaaacaaaaatcctACCTACGCGATACATTAATAAGATTTTATGTATCGCCCTAAAGTTAACAAAGAATAAGTACAAACCCCTTAAATAAAATGGCACAAAAACAGCAACGGCAGAGAGGTCTAGCCCGGGCTTATGGCGGTGAAGGagttatttcatattattaatttattttccccACTATGTAATATTCCTCACCGCAAGAAAAAGAACTTTTTCCCGTACCGGAAAAAGTTCAACTAGCTAACTGCCATGTAGGATTACCGAACAGCTCGTTCGGCTAGACGGGTGAAGGTAGCgtgttccttcttcctttctgtccgCCGCAGTGTAGAGTCAGCGGCCAGCGTATATAGACTACACTTACGATCTTGAAATTGCATCCGCTATGATATTGTGTGTGCCTCTAATATGCAGTATCTTTATATTGAATGGCTGCAGTGTTAAAGCCCACCTCAACACTCGCATGTTTTAAactttacattttctataaaagTTAACGGGTTATGATCAGTGAAATTTTTGATTGGATGAACAGAGTTTGTTAAATAAACTCTAAACTTTTCGATTGCTAATACTATTCCCAAGGCCTCCTTTTCGACGGTGGCGTAAGACTTTTGATAAGACTTGTacttataagaaaaataacacaccGGGTGAAGcacttcacttttcttcttctgcaaGAGGACCGCTCCCACACCACTATCACTGGTGTCAACATGAATTATAAATGGTTTGCGGATATCAGGAGCTCGCAAGACGGGGGCGGTACACAATAGGTGCTTCAAGTTGTTAAAGGCTTGTTGACAGTCCTCTGACCACCTGAATGTCCGTTTAGTACTCAGCAAGTCTGTTAAAGGTGCGGATATCTGGGAAAAGTTCTTGCAGAAACGTCTATAATATCCAGCCATTCCCATGAAGTGCATCAGGCCTCTCCTGTCGACGGGCGTGGGATACTGGAGGACCGCTTCCACCTTCGCTGCTACAGGTGCGACCTGACCCTGACCGATCACGTGACCCAAGAAGGTGACATGAGCATGTCCGAATTCACTCTTCTGCAAATTTACCATGAGGTTTGCGGCTGACAAGGCGGAGAAGAGTGCACGCAAACGTACCAGATGTTCCTGCCAAGACTCGCTCCAGATTACAAGATCGTCCAGGTAACAACGAACGCCTTCTAAATCCGCAGTCAGGTAGTTCATGAGACGCTGAAAGGTCGCCGGGGCGTTCCTCATACCGAAGGGAAGAACCTTGAACTCGTAGAGGCCGACAGGCGTGACAAACGCAGAAATCGGCCTCGCCCTCTCGGTCAACGGAACTTGGTAATATCCCTGGAGGAGATCCAACTTCGACAGGTGGCGTTCCTTTCCCAGGTCATCAATAATGTCGTCCATCCTCGGGAGGGGGAACGAGTCCGCCACTGTTACCGCATTCACCTTCCTATAATCTACACACAGACGGTAAGTGCCGCCACTCTTGGGAACGAGGACTATAGGTGATGCCCAGGGACTCAGGCTGGGACGAATGAACCCCTGCTTCTTCAGGCGCTGAACCTCCGTCTGCAGGCATGCTCTCTTCTCTGCATTGAGGCGATAGGGAGCTTGACGTACTGGCTGAGCTTCCTTAGTTTCCACATCATGTTCCAGCAGTGGGCAGAGACGAGGTACATCACTGAATAGTTCCTCATACTCCTGCAGAAGAGAACGAATGTTTGCTGCTTGGGCAGCAGAAAGGTGTTTAAGTTTATCATCAGGTTTAGCTAAAATTGTCGAATTTATAAGATTAGGCTCCACAATCTTTACATTATCACTAGTTTCATTACTGATGTTTGAAGGTACAACTATTGAAACATTTCGTACATCATCCTTTATATCACCCCGTTCGTGGTACTTTTTCAGGAGGTTTACATGTACATGACGGTTTTTCTTACGCCTCTTAAGTGTTTCAATTACATAATTTATATCACTAGTTCGTTTTACAATACGAAATGGACCCGTATAGCGAGATTGAAGAGGCTGGTTAGGAAGAGGCAGCAAAGCCAGAACTAAATCACCCTCATTGAAGGTTCTAACTTCAGTATTATTTGCTTTATcaaaattttctttcattttagctTGAGCTTTACCCAAATGATTATGAGTTATTGAGATAGCTGTTCGTAATCTATGCTTACATTTATTCACATAAGCAACTACTGGAATATCCTCCTCATCAATTAACCAACACTCCTTTAAGACCTTCAGTAGTCCACGCACTTCATGGCCGTAAATTAATTGAAATGGAGAATAACCAAGGCTCTCGAACACTGTCCCTAACAGCAAATCTATTCCTTCATCCCACTCAGAACCAGTCTCTAAACAAAAGGCTTTAATCATAGTCTTTAAAGTATAGTGAAACCTTTCAACTACCCCTTGACTCTTAGGATGATATACGGTGGACCTGCACTGCTGTATACCCAAGGACTTCATAACCTTTTCATACAGTCTGGACGTAAAATTTGACCCTTGATCTGATTGTACTACAGTAGGCAGACCAACTTGTGTAAAAAAGATTATCAATGCCTTCACAACATTCTTAGTAGTGATGCGTCTAAGAGGAATAGCTTCAGGATATCGGGTGGCTACATCAATTATGGTTAACAGAAACTTGTTACCCCGTTTAGTCTTTGGAAGGGGACCT is a genomic window containing:
- the LOC138861376 gene encoding uncharacterized protein; amino-acid sequence: MFSVESFVEKPSAEVLVGLNKAQWSELAAHYCIPFRSSLRKDEIRTLVIEYLLEHKVLSDEELEPLCPRDVTMARQFDLESRKIDLEMFKAENERMRLMQRPNREHHPHFRLARRWVLLVHSAFVGRAQEVFSALDFVQSQCYNVVKQAVLNVYKRVPEAYRQDFRNYCKDSQQTFVEFIRQKQLLCKKWVERELDALEFDKLLELFVLEEVKKCMPVKVRSHIDERGLRTLAEVGNAADHFALTNPNYSCRSNEPSFQSNQHNGKRMEYSSRRTGLPDTHRTVHTKSETGGDESRKVASRGFLSVDESCKSSSPVTILRDSAADISLVLKEVVPNPDCYTGEMVIINGLIGSKSIPICKVYLESRLITGYVNLGVVDNIPSDSISLLMGNDLVGDKVWPCPVVSPCPTEENNTVDLEREYPDLFPACAVTRSASRRSSPPTKALTAGTALPEESLNDIFTEEFTLADFFKSSDKDSNISASDNSNIVNFKDTPVTREKLIEEQYKDPELQTFYDRLTDTNDTSKIVHQIVIPKPLQTDVLNIAHDISGHLGVNKTYHKILAHFYWPKMKQPFSKIVIDCVGPLPKTKRGNKFLLTIIDVATRYPEAIPLRRITTKNVVKALIIFFTQVGLPTVVQSDQGSNFTSRLYEKVMKSLGIQQCRSTVYHPKSQGVVERFHYTLKTMIKAFCLETGSEWDEGIDLLLGTVFESLGYSPFQLIYGHEVRGLLKVLKECWLIDEEDIPVVAYVNKCKHRLRTAISITHNHLGKAQAKMKENFDKANNTEVRTFNEGDLVLALLPLPNQPLQSRYTGPFRIVKRTSDINYVIETLKRRKKNRHVHVNLLKKYHERGDIKDDVRNVSIVVPSNISNETSDNVKIVEPNLINSTILAKPDDKLKHLSAAQAANIRSLLQEYEELFSDVPRLCPLLEHDVETKEAQPVRQAPYRLNAEKRACLQTEVQRLKKQGFIRPSLSPWASPIVLVPKSGGTYRLCVDYRKVNAVTVADSFPLPRMDDIIDDLGKERHLSKLDLLQGYYQVPLTERARPISAFVTPVGLYEFKVLPFGMRNAPATFQRLMNYLTADLEGVRCYLDDLVIWSESWQEHLVRLRALFSALSAANLMVNLQKSEFGHAHVTFLGHVIGQGQVAPVAAKVEAVLQYPTPVDRRGLMHFMGMAGYYRRFCKNFSQISAPLTDLLSTKRTFRWSEDCQQAFNNLKHLLCTAPVLRAPDIRKPFIIHVDTSDSGVGAVLLQKKKSEVLHPVCYFSYKYKSYQKSYATVEKEALGIVLAIEKFRVYLTNSVHPIKNFTDHNPLTFIENVKFKTCEC